The genomic region GGCGACTGAGGGACGATATTTACAGTGGCCCGGAGCGACCAAGTCGAATCTGACGCAGCGGGTTGGCACGAGCGAGGGGTTAAGTCGCTACGGCAAGTGTGTCCGTGCGCTCTCGCTTGCGGCATCTTGCATCATGTGCTCAGCTTCGGACTACCAAGTTGAGATTGCCCTCGACAACGCGTTTTTCATCGAGTCAGCTACCGCATCGAACATCGTGATCCAGTCCAACACGTAGTCGACGCCATAGCCTGCGGTAGAGCTAAGTGAGTGAACAATCTCGTTTCGACGATCGTAGAACTCGTCGAGCTTTGGGCGAAGGAAGTTTGCGGCCTCCGCAGCTGTTGCAACTCCGAAATACTTCTTTACCCTCGTTCCTTCGGCAGTTCTTTTGACTAGATCACTGATCCCAACGCGGGCCGAAATTTCATCCACTACTCTTGGGCGGAAGTTATTGCTGTGATGTACTGTCGTAGCTGCATCAAGTCTAGACGGGTCGTCGCTGATCACAAAAAGTTGCGCGGCATCGAGCATGGGACGGATCTTTGTCAGAACAGTGGTATCCGGCGTCTGGGGATTCGATTTTGTGAGAATGTTCTTGTCGCGGCTTAGCCGTTGAAGCGTTGTCGTCCAGTACGAGTTACGGATCTTGTGGCGGACTGGATCCGGTAGTGATGGGTACTTGCTACAGAGCAAGCGAGCGCACTCTGAAATTTCTTCGCGAACAAATTCCTCATAACTAGAGGCAAGGAACACCAAGGCCATGGAATTGGTGTTATTGCTGGTGGTTGGACCTATCGTCGAAATGTCAGCACTTGGCCTTGGCGAGGAGAGTACTCCAGGAGCTCTGTAACAAGACTCGATAGCGCATACTATTCGGCGAATGTCGCTCAATCGCTCTACGAATTCATCGTATGGGCCCTGCAGGTCTGGCGCTGGCATGTCAGATGAACTCGGCAAACAGATTGCGGAAGATGTCGATGCGACCTTTAATGTCTGCCGAAGTGCTTGCGACACCAGTTAGTGCGCCACGATGGCTTGTGGAGTTGACGAGCTGAGCGTATTTCTGCTGAACGGCACTTTTATTTGCGATGAGTCGTTCCTCATGCTGGATAATTTCACTTAGCGCAACCATCACACCATCGTAGATCCCAGCAAGGGGTCGATACTCCTCTTCACTAGTTCGGAACGAGAATGGCATACCGTCGAATAGAGAGTCAGCCAGGCGAAGGACTCCTAGATACCTCTCGCCTAACACGCGACAATCTTCCACTGAAGTGTTAATGTTTCGCTCCATGCATCGATCAAGCATCGCTTTGAGCGAGCCTTGGATTTGAACCTCGTTTTCCAGGGCAAAGAAGCGAAGAACCAGCTGGCAATCACCCATTGTCTTGTACAATGAGTTACCCTGACGGGCTTCGTCTTCGTAGTAATCGTTAGGATTAGCGCCCACGTACGGGGGAATTCCCCAAATGCGCGTGAATGTGGAATCGCGTGAGAGTTGAACGATTAACTTATTGAATTCGCCGCCGTAGATAGCATTCCGAATCTCTTGTGCTGTCAGTCGTCTGCCACCAGTATTGAGGCGCTCGAAGACAAAGCGTCGAAGTTCATAGAACCGATTTCCAGTAGCGCTCTTGATCTTGCCTTGAGACTCCTGCAACAGCACCACTGCGGAGATTGATGCTCGATCGAGACTGCGCTTCACCTTGGGTGGTAGGCGCGCATATGGCTTGCCGTTCAGCGACGAGATGATCTGGAGGCCACGAAGGGAGAACTGGTTGCTCAGAAACTCGCGAATCGCATTTAGTCGCTGTTGGCCATCCATGACCTCGTAGCGTGCTAAGTCGTTTTCATAAAGGAAAACGGGTGGAATCGGTATGTTTAGTAGGAGGGATTCTATCAACAAAGACTTCTGCTTGTTCGTCCAGCGCAGCCTACGCTGATATTCAGGACGTAATGTGATGTCTTCGCCATCTTCTATTAGTGCAGCAATCTGTGGCAGAAGAAAGTTGTTCGTCTGATAAACTACGCGAAAAGGCTGTTTTGCGAATTGGTCGTCAATGACGTCTTCACCAGGGTCAGCGGAGAGCGGCTGGTCTACCTGCTCTTCAGACTCTTCGATTTCCTGGGCGAGAGTTTTGGTTTCTTTGAGATTCACGGTTCGCTCCTGTTTTGTTTGCGCTGACCCTAACCGTAGGATTGAGATTCAATGGCATTAATGGTGGCACGGCGTCGCACCGAAGATCCTAAGGCTTGTGGCTTGGCGTCCTTGTGTGGCTACACCTTCGAATGGAATGTACGCGTGTGGCGAACGCGAGAGTCAGCACTCTGAGTGTAGCATTCGGAGAAATTTCCGACCACTCGATGGTCTAGCTGAAGGTTTGTTCGACCGGTTTTTGCGCTGAAGCCCGTTTTTCCTCTTCACCAGTATTGACAGACCCTCTCGGACAGGGGATCGTATCCCGCGATGAACCTAAGTCGCGGGATTTCCATGCACTTCCTGACCGTCGAAGCCGCCCTCTTCCCCGAGCTGACCGCCCAGGCCGCCGGGGCGCCGACGCATGGCGTCCAGTACATCGGGAACAAGCGCAAGCTGTTGGACTGGATCCGCGAGCAGATCCCGGAGGGCGTGAAGACCGTCGTGGACGCCTTCGCCGGTGGTGGCAGCGTCAGCTACATGCTGAAACGCGAGGGCTTCCAGGTCCACTCCAACGACAGCCTCCACTGGCCCCACCACATCGCCCGGGCCATCCTCGTCAACCAGACTGAGCAGGTGACGGACGAGGAGATCGACGCCCTCTGCCAGCCCAACCCCACCGCCGGCACCTTCGTACGCGACCACTACAAGGACAAGTTCTGGAAGGCCGAGATCCACGGCGTCATCGACGAGGTGCGCGAGAACGTCGACGCCTTGAAGGGCTTCAAGAAGGATCTGGCCCTGGCGGCCCTGGGCGCCACCATGCTCTCGGCCCGCGGCTGGTTTCCGCAGTTCACCACTAGCAAGGTCAGCGAGGACGGCTACTCGCCTGAGCAGTTCCACAAGCGCCTGGGCGAGGTCATCCGGCGCCTGAACTCCATGGTGCTGGACGGGCCCACCTGCACGGCGCAGCGCCTGGACGTGCGCGAGTTCCTGCCCAAGGTCAAGGCCGACCTGGCCTATTTCGACCCGCCCTACGTGACCGAGTTCAGCGCGGCCAACTACAGCGCCAACTACCACGTCGTGGACGCGGTGATGGTGAAGGGCGAGGGGCGCACGCCCAACGCCGACAGTGTCACTCGGATGGAGAAAACCCAGGGCGACCTGACCAAGGCCAACATCGCGGCCTTCTTCCAGGAAGTCTTTGCCTCAGCCGAGCACATCCCGGACTGGATCCTCTCCTACCGCGACCACAGCTATCCCACCGAGAGCGAGATGCAGGCGCTCTTCGAGAAGGCCGGGCGCGAGCTCCGCCTGGAGACCAAGGACTTCTCCTATGGCAGCCTGGCCGGCAAGAACCGGGACCAGGCCCCGGCTAAGGCCAAGGAGTACCTGTTCGTCGGAACGACGAAGAAGGACAAGGCGGCCAACCCTGCCAATCCCAAGGAGGATGACGTGAAGGACAGAGAGCCCGTGGACGCCGCGGCCATTGCCGCGATGGCGGCCGCAGCCTCGGACAAGGCCCACCGAGCGGTGGGCGCCCGCATGACGGCGCGCCTGGTTGCCGGTCGGGTGGTGGCCGTGGCGGATGCCAAGCCGGAGGGCGGCGAGGACCATGAGATCGCCTTTGTGCTCTGCCACGCCGGCACCAACAAGAACGGCGACCACTTCACGGTCGAGGAGCTGAAGGCCGCTGCGCCCAGCGCCGCCGGCGTCAAGATCAATCTCAAGCACGGCCAGAAGGCCCAGGACATCGTGGGCAAGACCGAGAGCGCGGCCTACGAGGAGACGGAGGGCGGGCGCGTCGTCTGCGCGGGAAAGCTCTTCACGGGCAGCGACGAGCTGGCGGCCAAGGCCAGGAAGCTCATCCACGAGGATCTGATCACCAAGGTCTCGATGGAGTGCTCGTACGCCGAGGGCGAATGCTCCATCTGCGGCCACAAGCACGTGGCCGTGGCCGACCGGTGCGAGCACCTGAAGAAATCCAAGGGCCAGCAGCTGGACGGCAAGGACGTCTTCGAGATCCTGCACGGCGTGACCTTCACGGGTGCCGGCCTGCTGGAGGGCTACGAGCCCGCCGACCCCAAGGCCGACATCACCTCCATGGCGAGCGAGCCGGACGGCCTAATGCGCGCCGTGTCCTACGGCGGTGACATCGGCAGCTCCAAGCCCGAGACCGTGCGCCAGGTGCTGATCCAGCAGGAGATCCGGGATGATCTCTGGCGCGCCTGGGATGCCTTCCACATCGTCACCAACACGCTGGTCGACCAGTTCGCGGCGGAAGCCGTCACGCTGGAGGACACCAGTGCGAAGATCCGCCAGGCCGCCAGCGACACGGCGGATCGCGTGATCCAGATCCTGACCACCATCAGCAAGGAGACGGGCAACATGGACCCGAACAAGGACCAGCAGGCCTCCCAGAAGGCCCTGAAGGACATGAGCCACGAGGAGCTGCTCCGTCATGCCGAGGAGCTGGCGGGCCTCAATACGGACCTGGCCAGCAAGGTCCAAGCGGCCGAGGACGAGAAGGCCAAGAGTGCGGCCACGAAGGCGGCCGAGGCCCTGGTGGTCCTGATGGAGAAAAAGGGCCGCACGTTCGCAGACGACGCGGCGCGCGTGGCCGAGATCGAGAAGCTGGCGGCCCTGTCCGACGAGGCGCGCAAGGCCGTCGAGGACACCTGGAGTGCGCTGCCTGACAAGTCAGGTGCGCCCGACAAGACGGCTCCCACCGAGGAGGAGGCCGCGGCAGCCGCCGCCGGGGGCAGTGCGGCAGCCGCCGTCCAGGGGCAGCTGCGCGCCAATGCCAGCACAACCCCTGCCACGGAGGGCGACCCCGCGCCCAAGGGCCTGAAGGACAAGCTCACGGACGGCTTCCAGGCCATCTACGCCGAGCGGCTGGCCAGCGAGCGCGGCGAGATCAGCGAGTAGCATCACACCCGACCCGTGTGATGGCGGGGCGGAAACAACTGTAAGAGGAGCGGATCATGTACAACAACTCCCACCCCGGCATCGAGCTTGGCGACGGCGTCCTGAAGGGGCCGGGCACGCCGGGTCAGGTGCTGAAGAGCACGGGCAACAACGAGTTCACGGTGGTGTCGAATGCCGCCGACGTGCCGGTCGGCATCCTCAAGCGCGCGGACAAGAATTGCGCGACGCAGGGCGCGACCGAGACGACCCCGTGCGTCGTGGACACGGGGGCCTTCGTCTTCCAGACGGACCAGTTCTCGGGCACGCCGGCCGTCGGGAACAACCTCACCTTCGACGCCACCACGGCCAAGCTGAAGGTGGCGGTGGCGACGAACAAGATCGTGGGCCGTGTGCTGGCCGTGGACGGGACCGAGATCTCCGTCCTGTGGACCAATCACGGCCTGGTGGCCTAATCGCCTGGGGCGCAAGCCACCCGGCTCCAAGCAAGGAGAACTCCACAGTGAAGACGAACAGCACGAAGGACCCGCAGTTCATGGCCGCCATGGCCTCTCTGAT from Candidatus Delongbacteria bacterium harbors:
- a CDS encoding HEPN domain-containing protein, whose protein sequence is MALVFLASSYEEFVREEISECARLLCSKYPSLPDPVRHKIRNSYWTTTLQRLSRDKNILTKSNPQTPDTTVLTKIRPMLDAAQLFVISDDPSRLDAATTVHHSNNFRPRVVDEISARVGISDLVKRTAEGTRVKKYFGVATAAEAANFLRPKLDEFYDRRNEIVHSLSSTAGYGVDYVLDWITMFDAVADSMKNALSRAISTW
- a CDS encoding DUF262 domain-containing protein, which codes for MNLKETKTLAQEIEESEEQVDQPLSADPGEDVIDDQFAKQPFRVVYQTNNFLLPQIAALIEDGEDITLRPEYQRRLRWTNKQKSLLIESLLLNIPIPPVFLYENDLARYEVMDGQQRLNAIREFLSNQFSLRGLQIISSLNGKPYARLPPKVKRSLDRASISAVVLLQESQGKIKSATGNRFYELRRFVFERLNTGGRRLTAQEIRNAIYGGEFNKLIVQLSRDSTFTRIWGIPPYVGANPNDYYEDEARQGNSLYKTMGDCQLVLRFFALENEVQIQGSLKAMLDRCMERNINTSVEDCRVLGERYLGVLRLADSLFDGMPFSFRTSEEEYRPLAGIYDGVMVALSEIIQHEERLIANKSAVQQKYAQLVNSTSHRGALTGVASTSADIKGRIDIFRNLFAEFI
- a CDS encoding DNA adenine methylase is translated as MNLSRGISMHFLTVEAALFPELTAQAAGAPTHGVQYIGNKRKLLDWIREQIPEGVKTVVDAFAGGGSVSYMLKREGFQVHSNDSLHWPHHIARAILVNQTEQVTDEEIDALCQPNPTAGTFVRDHYKDKFWKAEIHGVIDEVRENVDALKGFKKDLALAALGATMLSARGWFPQFTTSKVSEDGYSPEQFHKRLGEVIRRLNSMVLDGPTCTAQRLDVREFLPKVKADLAYFDPPYVTEFSAANYSANYHVVDAVMVKGEGRTPNADSVTRMEKTQGDLTKANIAAFFQEVFASAEHIPDWILSYRDHSYPTESEMQALFEKAGRELRLETKDFSYGSLAGKNRDQAPAKAKEYLFVGTTKKDKAANPANPKEDDVKDREPVDAAAIAAMAAAASDKAHRAVGARMTARLVAGRVVAVADAKPEGGEDHEIAFVLCHAGTNKNGDHFTVEELKAAAPSAAGVKINLKHGQKAQDIVGKTESAAYEETEGGRVVCAGKLFTGSDELAAKARKLIHEDLITKVSMECSYAEGECSICGHKHVAVADRCEHLKKSKGQQLDGKDVFEILHGVTFTGAGLLEGYEPADPKADITSMASEPDGLMRAVSYGGDIGSSKPETVRQVLIQQEIRDDLWRAWDAFHIVTNTLVDQFAAEAVTLEDTSAKIRQAASDTADRVIQILTTISKETGNMDPNKDQQASQKALKDMSHEELLRHAEELAGLNTDLASKVQAAEDEKAKSAATKAAEALVVLMEKKGRTFADDAARVAEIEKLAALSDEARKAVEDTWSALPDKSGAPDKTAPTEEEAAAAAAGGSAAAAVQGQLRANASTTPATEGDPAPKGLKDKLTDGFQAIYAERLASERGEISE